One Spinacia oleracea cultivar Varoflay chromosome 4, BTI_SOV_V1, whole genome shotgun sequence DNA segment encodes these proteins:
- the LOC110803547 gene encoding uncharacterized protein isoform X2, whose protein sequence is MGCFTTCFGTCKRSRRRRRRPVKTSPSSLLHHTYESVEGFQVPQLTEEQGEVKEKEAEQKGENQIELTPDSKEEKLEKANSSERKKVTFDLNVRIYEDFRTEEEVNDDFDEDEEEEEEEEVQIKKGKGGFGIQCNSDSSSSSLFSFPTDHRYQNCRDSDDEFDDLVSSDESENDDDDYYTDDEDEEVESEVKNDKHEQSSESLFSLSLDSRKQGIGSETGDKEVNSPMPIKNSSPNESNTGKFDHNAVNYVESVLNPVENLSQWKFIKARSKLASKDQSQAKENIISGQDFSFPVKKAVVSELEVGVDTSLSSWLMCSEGTPKNNSRNSSVSVGNSPSDRKTVSPNKFEDRPILGALTLEELRQHSATTSPRKSPSKSPEEMPIIGTVGSYWSHTAQTTDSGSSTTSTKSRFRESAEVIWDATPFETRLEKALEKEGNSQQNVFEVHTGGRVMHGRKSNNRILPI, encoded by the exons ATGGGCTGTTTTACCACCTGTTTTGGCACTTGCAAGCGCTCTCGCCGACGTCGAAGACGACCTGTTAAAACCAGCCCTTCTTCCCTTCTTCATCAT ACATATGAATCTGTTGAAGGTTTCCAAGTACCCCAATTGACTGAAGAACAAGGAgaagtaaaagaaaaagaagcagaaCAAAAGGGTGAAAATCAAATTGAGCTTACACCTGATTCAAA AGAAGAGAAACTCGAAAAGGCAAATTCGAGTGAGAGGAAGAAAGTAACATTTGATTTAAATGTGAGAATCTATGAAGATTTTCGAACCGAGGAGGAAGTGAATGATGATTTCGACGAGGatgaggaagaggaagaggaagaggaagtgCAAATTAAAAAAGGAAAGGGTGGTTTTGGTATCCAATGTAATTCGGATTCAAGCTCATCAAGCTTATTTTCTTTCCCTACTGATCACCGGTATCAAAACTGTagggatagtgatgatgaatttgatgatttagTATCATCTGATGAAAGTgaaaatgatgatgatgattattatactgatgatgaagatgaagaagtgGAAAGTGAAGTTAAGAATGATAAACATGAACAGTCATCAGAATCCCTGTTTTCTCTGTCGTTAGACTCTAGGAAGCAGGGTATTGGATCAGAAACAGGGGATAAAGAGGTGAATAGCCCAATGCCCATCAAGAATTCATCTCCAAATGAGTCCAATACAGGCAAATTTGATCACAATGCTGTTAATTACGTTGAATCAGTGTTGAACCCAGTTGAGAATCTTAGTCAGTGGAAGTTTATCAAGGCAAGATCAAAGCTTGCATCAAAAGATCAATCTCAAGCAAAGGAGAACATAATTTCAGGTCAAGATTTTAGCTTTCCTGTTAAAAAGGCGGTAGTTTCAGAGCTAGAAGTTGGAGTTGATACAAGTCTTTCTAGCTGGCTAATGTGTTCAGAAGGAACACCCAAGAATAACAGCAGAAACAGCTCAGTTTCAGTGGGGAACTCACCATCTGATAGGAAAACAGTTTCACCCAACAAATTTGAGGATAGACCCATTTTAGGGGCCTTAACTTTGGAGGAACTGCGGCAGCATTCGGCTACTACCTCGCCACGAAAATCACCTAGTAAGAGTCCTGAAGAGATGCCCATCATTGGCACTGTTGGGAGTTACTGGAGTCACACTGCACAGACTACTGATTCTGGATCAAGCACAACAAGTACCAAAAGCAGATTCAGAGAG AGTGCTGAAGTGATTTGGGATGCAACACCATTTGAAACAAGATTAGAGAAAGCACTCGAAAAAGAAGGCAATTCTCAACAG AATGTGTTTGAGGTGCACACGGGTGGACGAGTGATGCACGGTAGAAAATCAAACAACAGGATTCTtcccatatga
- the LOC110803547 gene encoding suppressor protein SRP40 isoform X1, with protein MGCFTTCFGTCKRSRRRRRRPVKTSPSSLLHHLQTYESVEGFQVPQLTEEQGEVKEKEAEQKGENQIELTPDSKEEKLEKANSSERKKVTFDLNVRIYEDFRTEEEVNDDFDEDEEEEEEEEVQIKKGKGGFGIQCNSDSSSSSLFSFPTDHRYQNCRDSDDEFDDLVSSDESENDDDDYYTDDEDEEVESEVKNDKHEQSSESLFSLSLDSRKQGIGSETGDKEVNSPMPIKNSSPNESNTGKFDHNAVNYVESVLNPVENLSQWKFIKARSKLASKDQSQAKENIISGQDFSFPVKKAVVSELEVGVDTSLSSWLMCSEGTPKNNSRNSSVSVGNSPSDRKTVSPNKFEDRPILGALTLEELRQHSATTSPRKSPSKSPEEMPIIGTVGSYWSHTAQTTDSGSSTTSTKSRFRESAEVIWDATPFETRLEKALEKEGNSQQNVFEVHTGGRVMHGRKSNNRILPI; from the exons ATGGGCTGTTTTACCACCTGTTTTGGCACTTGCAAGCGCTCTCGCCGACGTCGAAGACGACCTGTTAAAACCAGCCCTTCTTCCCTTCTTCATCAT CTACAGACATATGAATCTGTTGAAGGTTTCCAAGTACCCCAATTGACTGAAGAACAAGGAgaagtaaaagaaaaagaagcagaaCAAAAGGGTGAAAATCAAATTGAGCTTACACCTGATTCAAA AGAAGAGAAACTCGAAAAGGCAAATTCGAGTGAGAGGAAGAAAGTAACATTTGATTTAAATGTGAGAATCTATGAAGATTTTCGAACCGAGGAGGAAGTGAATGATGATTTCGACGAGGatgaggaagaggaagaggaagaggaagtgCAAATTAAAAAAGGAAAGGGTGGTTTTGGTATCCAATGTAATTCGGATTCAAGCTCATCAAGCTTATTTTCTTTCCCTACTGATCACCGGTATCAAAACTGTagggatagtgatgatgaatttgatgatttagTATCATCTGATGAAAGTgaaaatgatgatgatgattattatactgatgatgaagatgaagaagtgGAAAGTGAAGTTAAGAATGATAAACATGAACAGTCATCAGAATCCCTGTTTTCTCTGTCGTTAGACTCTAGGAAGCAGGGTATTGGATCAGAAACAGGGGATAAAGAGGTGAATAGCCCAATGCCCATCAAGAATTCATCTCCAAATGAGTCCAATACAGGCAAATTTGATCACAATGCTGTTAATTACGTTGAATCAGTGTTGAACCCAGTTGAGAATCTTAGTCAGTGGAAGTTTATCAAGGCAAGATCAAAGCTTGCATCAAAAGATCAATCTCAAGCAAAGGAGAACATAATTTCAGGTCAAGATTTTAGCTTTCCTGTTAAAAAGGCGGTAGTTTCAGAGCTAGAAGTTGGAGTTGATACAAGTCTTTCTAGCTGGCTAATGTGTTCAGAAGGAACACCCAAGAATAACAGCAGAAACAGCTCAGTTTCAGTGGGGAACTCACCATCTGATAGGAAAACAGTTTCACCCAACAAATTTGAGGATAGACCCATTTTAGGGGCCTTAACTTTGGAGGAACTGCGGCAGCATTCGGCTACTACCTCGCCACGAAAATCACCTAGTAAGAGTCCTGAAGAGATGCCCATCATTGGCACTGTTGGGAGTTACTGGAGTCACACTGCACAGACTACTGATTCTGGATCAAGCACAACAAGTACCAAAAGCAGATTCAGAGAG AGTGCTGAAGTGATTTGGGATGCAACACCATTTGAAACAAGATTAGAGAAAGCACTCGAAAAAGAAGGCAATTCTCAACAG AATGTGTTTGAGGTGCACACGGGTGGACGAGTGATGCACGGTAGAAAATCAAACAACAGGATTCTtcccatatga